The Chryseobacterium indicum genome includes a window with the following:
- a CDS encoding SDR family oxidoreductase, with translation MSKTIIITGTSSGIGFVLAEYFGKKGHKVYGLSRKHTESQYFRSIPTDVTDNEAVQNAIAEVLKTESRIDVLINNAGMGMVGAVEDSSKEDILKLFNLNLVGAVQMMSAVMPKMRENKFGQIINVSSIGSEMGLPFRGFYSASKSALDKVTEAMRYEVYPWNVNVCSLHLGDIKTNIAENRVRTKVSEPYKNVFDKVYALMNSHVGDGTEPLEVAEYVDQLLSKNKWKAHYYFGKFGQKIGVPLKWILPQGTYENLMKKYNKLA, from the coding sequence ATGTCAAAAACCATCATCATCACCGGAACTTCCTCAGGAATTGGTTTCGTGTTAGCAGAATATTTCGGGAAGAAAGGTCATAAAGTTTATGGCTTAAGCAGAAAACACACCGAAAGTCAGTATTTCAGATCTATTCCAACAGATGTTACGGATAATGAAGCCGTACAAAATGCGATTGCTGAAGTCTTGAAAACAGAAAGCAGAATTGACGTTCTCATCAACAATGCCGGAATGGGAATGGTAGGAGCTGTGGAAGATTCTTCCAAAGAAGATATTTTAAAACTGTTTAATCTGAATCTGGTTGGAGCTGTACAAATGATGAGCGCTGTAATGCCGAAAATGCGTGAAAACAAATTCGGGCAGATCATTAATGTTTCCAGTATCGGAAGTGAAATGGGACTTCCTTTCCGCGGATTTTATTCGGCTTCAAAATCGGCTTTGGATAAAGTAACGGAAGCGATGAGATACGAAGTTTATCCTTGGAATGTGAATGTTTGCTCGCTTCATTTAGGAGATATTAAAACCAATATCGCAGAAAACAGAGTGAGAACAAAGGTTTCAGAACCTTACAAAAATGTTTTCGATAAAGTGTATGCTTTAATGAATTCTCACGTGGGCGACGGAACAGAACCTCTGGAAGTTGCAGAATATGTAGATCAGCTTTTAAGCAAAAATAAATGGAAAGCGCATTATTATTTTGGTAAATTCGGACAGAAAATCGGGGTTCCGTTAAAATGGATTCTTCCGCAGGGAACTTATGAAAATCTGATGAAGAAATATAATAAACTGGCTTAA